The Candidatus Terasakiella magnetica genome has a segment encoding these proteins:
- a CDS encoding AI-2E family transporter — protein MEASKQLKIWSISLLVFILLLYVLHDVLTPFVAGMAVAYFIDPIADKLEKWGLSRTTATSVITVGFFIIMIGALSLLLPVLTSQVIGFAGRVPTYFDHLHGLLKPVVQQVFSGASEADLKELGATAASFAKQAFSVVGNLLQRLISGGAALFDVVSILVLTPLVTFYLLRDWDLLVARIDHWLPRKHAPVIREQFSLIDETLAGFVRGQASVCLMLGSFYAIGLSVLGLEFGLLVGLGAGLISFIPYFGSILGFGVSISIALVQFDDLTQVGLVAGVFAIGQILEGNVLTPKLVGEKVGLHPVWVIFALMAGGALAGFTGVMLAVPVAAIIGVLVRFGLAQYMKSALYTGTPSNKA, from the coding sequence ATGGAAGCATCGAAGCAATTAAAAATCTGGTCCATCAGTTTGCTGGTTTTTATCCTGCTTCTGTATGTGTTGCATGATGTGCTCACCCCGTTTGTTGCGGGTATGGCCGTGGCCTATTTTATAGACCCCATTGCCGATAAGCTGGAGAAATGGGGCCTGTCGCGTACAACGGCAACCAGTGTCATCACCGTTGGGTTTTTTATCATTATGATCGGGGCATTATCGCTCTTACTTCCGGTGCTGACTTCACAAGTCATTGGTTTTGCAGGGCGTGTACCAACCTATTTTGATCATTTGCATGGTTTGTTAAAACCTGTGGTACAGCAAGTCTTTTCTGGTGCCAGTGAAGCTGATTTAAAAGAACTTGGTGCAACAGCGGCAAGTTTTGCCAAACAGGCCTTTAGTGTGGTGGGTAATTTACTGCAACGCTTAATCAGTGGTGGGGCGGCGCTGTTTGATGTGGTTTCCATCCTTGTGTTGACCCCTTTGGTGACTTTTTATCTGTTGCGCGATTGGGACTTGTTGGTTGCGCGCATTGATCATTGGCTGCCCAGAAAACATGCCCCTGTTATTCGCGAACAATTTAGCCTGATTGATGAAACCTTGGCTGGTTTCGTGCGCGGGCAGGCTAGTGTCTGTTTGATGCTGGGGAGTTTTTACGCCATCGGCCTTTCTGTTTTAGGGCTGGAGTTTGGCCTGTTGGTTGGGCTTGGAGCAGGCTTGATTTCCTTTATCCCGTATTTTGGCTCTATCCTTGGCTTTGGGGTTTCCATCTCCATTGCGCTTGTGCAGTTTGATGACCTCACCCAAGTGGGCTTGGTCGCCGGTGTTTTTGCCATTGGGCAAATTCTTGAAGGCAATGTGCTCACGCCCAAACTGGTGGGTGAAAAAGTTGGCCTGCATCCGGTTTGGGTCATCTTTGCCTTAATGGCTGGTGGGGCCTTAGCGGGCTTTACAGGGGTGATGTTGGCTGTCCCTGTGGCTGCAATTATTGGTGTGTTGGTGAGATTCGGGCTTGCCCAATATATGAAAAGTGCGCTTTATACAGGCACGCCTTCAAACAAAGCTTGA
- a CDS encoding response regulator transcription factor produces MAAINVYLVDDDQDLLDYLETAMTTDQRKVHTYASASQFLSQVDNIPQTGCVVLDVNMPEMDGLELQKKLNEMKFPLPIVFLTAHAEVPMAVQAMQAGAVDFIQKPVQPDELIACVDRVSGTPQKNLPSAEEAEIVKKTVDELTPREREVMDLIVKGASNKEAAQSLDISPRTVEIYRATVMRKMDAPNLPDLVRKAIAIGM; encoded by the coding sequence GTGGCCGCGATAAACGTATATCTTGTAGATGACGACCAAGACCTCTTGGACTATTTGGAAACTGCAATGACGACAGATCAACGCAAGGTCCATACCTATGCGTCTGCCAGCCAGTTTCTTTCCCAAGTCGATAACATCCCTCAAACCGGATGTGTCGTCCTTGACGTCAATATGCCGGAAATGGACGGGCTTGAGCTTCAAAAGAAACTCAATGAAATGAAGTTTCCCCTGCCTATTGTATTCCTGACTGCACATGCCGAAGTGCCTATGGCGGTTCAAGCCATGCAAGCTGGCGCGGTTGATTTTATCCAAAAGCCGGTACAGCCAGATGAGTTAATTGCCTGTGTGGATCGCGTCAGCGGCACACCGCAAAAAAACCTCCCTTCTGCAGAAGAAGCCGAGATCGTTAAAAAAACGGTTGATGAACTTACACCGCGTGAGCGCGAAGTGATGGATTTGATTGTTAAAGGTGCCTCTAACAAAGAAGCGGCTCAATCCTTAGACATCAGCCCACGCACCGTGGAAATTTATCGCGCAACCGTCATGCGTAAAATGGATGCACCGAACCTACCAGACTTGGTACGCAAAGCCATTGCCATTGGCATGTAA
- a CDS encoding CDP-alcohol phosphatidyltransferase family protein, which yields MSQQFWLNIPNMITIARVMAVPFMVWLIISHELQAAFWLFIAAGISDGVDGYLAKILKARTQIGAFLDPIADKLLLVSVFVVLGVQELIPLWLVIMVVFRDMAIVIGAALIELLTRDLKMSPNFSSKVNTTVQIVLLSFVLGVHGLEVTDMIWAIDVLVYITALTTLVSGLIYLYQWGINISKENGE from the coding sequence GTGAGTCAGCAGTTTTGGCTGAATATTCCCAATATGATCACCATCGCGCGCGTAATGGCGGTGCCATTTATGGTGTGGTTGATTATTTCCCATGAGTTACAGGCCGCCTTCTGGCTGTTTATTGCCGCAGGTATCAGCGATGGTGTTGATGGCTATCTGGCAAAAATTTTAAAAGCGCGTACCCAAATAGGTGCCTTTTTAGACCCGATTGCGGATAAACTCTTGCTGGTGAGCGTGTTTGTTGTCCTTGGGGTGCAAGAGCTTATTCCCTTATGGTTGGTGATCATGGTGGTCTTTCGCGATATGGCCATTGTCATTGGGGCGGCCTTAATAGAATTGCTGACACGGGATTTAAAAATGTCCCCAAATTTCAGCAGCAAGGTTAATACCACCGTGCAGATTGTCCTGCTTTCTTTTGTCTTGGGCGTGCATGGTTTGGAAGTGACTGATATGATATGGGCCATTGATGTGTTGGTTTATATAACCGCGCTGACCACCTTGGTTTCCGGGCTGATTTATCTTTATCAGTGGGGGATCAATATCTCAAAGGAAAATGGGGAGTGA
- the purM gene encoding phosphoribosylformylglycinamidine cyclo-ligase, with protein sequence MADQKGLTYKDAGVDIDAGNDLVDEIKPLAKSTKRPGVMDGLGGFGAFFDLRAAGYQDPILVSGTDGVGTKLKVAILADKHDTVGIDLVAMCVNDLVVQGAEPLLFLDYYATGKLDVSAGRDIIKGIAEGCTQAGSALIGGETAEMPGMYSEGDYDLAGFCVGAVERGQELTGANVKEGDVVLGLASNGLHSNGFSLVRRVVEAAGLDYSAPAPFDSSRSLAEALLDPTKIYVKSTLAAIKAGGVNALAHITGGGLVENIPRVLPDGLGVDLDGSAWKLPAVFSWLAEAGGIANSELARTFNCGIGMCVIVDADKVDALTKILEDGGETVTNLGSVVKRSEGELVEISGIETWQS encoded by the coding sequence ATGGCAGATCAAAAAGGTCTCACCTACAAAGATGCAGGCGTCGATATTGATGCCGGGAACGATTTGGTCGATGAGATCAAACCACTCGCAAAGTCCACAAAACGCCCCGGCGTGATGGATGGCCTTGGTGGTTTTGGTGCTTTCTTTGACCTGCGCGCAGCAGGATATCAAGACCCAATCCTTGTGTCAGGCACAGATGGTGTCGGCACCAAACTTAAAGTCGCCATTTTGGCAGACAAGCACGACACGGTGGGAATCGACCTTGTCGCCATGTGCGTAAACGACCTTGTTGTCCAAGGTGCTGAACCACTTCTTTTCCTTGATTACTACGCCACAGGCAAACTTGATGTTTCTGCTGGTCGCGATATCATCAAAGGTATCGCTGAAGGTTGCACGCAAGCGGGCAGCGCATTGATCGGTGGGGAAACCGCTGAAATGCCGGGCATGTATAGCGAAGGTGATTATGATTTGGCTGGTTTCTGTGTTGGCGCGGTTGAGCGCGGACAAGAACTGACAGGTGCCAATGTTAAAGAAGGCGATGTTGTTTTGGGCTTGGCCTCAAACGGCCTTCATTCCAACGGTTTTTCTTTGGTACGCCGCGTTGTTGAGGCCGCTGGCCTTGATTATAGCGCACCTGCCCCGTTTGATAGCTCGCGCAGCTTGGCAGAAGCCCTGCTTGATCCCACAAAAATTTATGTCAAAAGCACATTGGCTGCCATTAAAGCAGGCGGCGTGAACGCTCTTGCGCACATTACAGGCGGTGGTCTTGTGGAAAATATTCCACGCGTCTTGCCAGACGGCCTTGGTGTTGACCTTGATGGTTCTGCCTGGAAACTTCCAGCAGTCTTTTCTTGGTTGGCAGAAGCTGGCGGCATTGCCAATAGCGAACTTGCACGTACCTTTAACTGCGGTATCGGCATGTGCGTGATTGTTGATGCAGACAAAGTTGATGCGTTGACAAAAATCCTTGAAGATGGTGGCGAAACCGTAACCAACCTTGGCTCTGTTGTAAAACGCAGCGAAGGTGAACTGGTTGAAATTTCAGGTATTGAGACATGGCAAAGCTAA
- a CDS encoding DUF2066 domain-containing protein, whose translation MILHLRMFGFMTLLFAALFLSPNAVNAVDVFEVKGVYVDVTAKSVTQARKKAMREGQGRAFDILLKRLTMRDDRDLLPWVEPKDRAQYIRDFSISGEKSSSVRYLATYSYHFKPDAIRRLLKSRGIAFAETISKPVLVLPLFENGSQITLWDEPNPWRAAWSKVGTQNGLVPIALPLGDLADISGLSVQQAASVDESALSNMANRYGVNSATVTQLVVTGRDLENQPNNVDLVINRVGSKYAGRTTLLGLGAKEGETSEDFLKRVAMDVSDYLQESWKRDNLLQFGVVDVLPVNLTIGNLKEWLSVKERLGKVAVVRRIELALLSRDAVQLNLHFIGKLDQLIGSLRQVDLDLTVTGESWSLVNLGEGSRS comes from the coding sequence ATGATTCTTCACTTGCGCATGTTCGGTTTTATGACCTTACTTTTTGCGGCTCTTTTTCTTTCACCTAATGCGGTGAATGCAGTAGATGTATTTGAGGTAAAAGGGGTTTATGTGGATGTGACGGCAAAATCTGTGACCCAAGCGCGCAAAAAAGCCATGCGCGAAGGCCAAGGCCGTGCCTTTGATATTTTGCTTAAACGATTAACCATGCGCGATGATCGCGATCTTTTGCCATGGGTGGAGCCAAAAGACAGGGCGCAATATATCCGTGATTTTTCTATCAGTGGTGAGAAATCATCCTCTGTGCGTTATCTTGCGACTTATAGCTATCATTTCAAACCTGATGCGATCCGCCGTTTGCTTAAATCGCGCGGTATTGCTTTTGCGGAAACCATAAGCAAGCCTGTGCTGGTCCTGCCTTTGTTTGAAAATGGATCACAGATCACCTTATGGGATGAACCAAACCCATGGCGTGCGGCTTGGAGTAAGGTCGGTACACAAAACGGTCTTGTGCCCATTGCTTTGCCCTTGGGGGACTTGGCTGATATCTCGGGACTTTCTGTACAACAGGCAGCCAGTGTGGATGAGAGCGCCTTGTCCAATATGGCAAATCGTTACGGGGTCAACAGCGCAACGGTTACCCAACTGGTCGTGACCGGGCGTGATCTTGAAAATCAGCCCAATAATGTGGATCTGGTGATTAACCGCGTGGGTTCTAAATATGCAGGGCGCACAACTTTGCTGGGCCTTGGCGCAAAAGAAGGGGAAACATCTGAAGATTTCCTCAAACGCGTGGCGATGGACGTTTCGGATTACTTACAAGAAAGTTGGAAGCGCGATAACCTGTTGCAGTTTGGCGTGGTGGATGTGCTGCCGGTTAATTTGACCATTGGTAATTTGAAAGAATGGCTGAGCGTGAAAGAGCGTTTGGGCAAGGTCGCTGTGGTACGCCGCATTGAACTGGCGTTATTATCACGCGATGCCGTACAGCTTAACTTACATTTTATTGGCAAGTTGGACCAGCTCATCGGCTCACTTCGTCAAGTCGATCTGGATTTAACCGTCACGGGTGAAAGCTGGTCACTGGTTAATCTGGGTGAGGGTAGCCGTTCGTGA
- a CDS encoding HdaA/DnaA family protein, producing MCSSNAEAVAWLDKWPDWSGAPFVVIYGQPGCGKTHLAEVFRQATGAQALKLCQDPYETMGEASVGVLEDVDRLIADHQKDLFHLYNHAKEKGLTLLLSARTAPAQWQITLPDLKTRMGAVPVVEIGQPDDMLMEAVLVKLFSDRQLKVERDVIAFMLLRMERSFEQAIRLVQEIDRRALSEKRKITVPLARSVLQNLS from the coding sequence GTGTGCAGTAGTAATGCTGAGGCCGTGGCATGGCTGGATAAATGGCCAGATTGGTCCGGTGCGCCTTTTGTGGTGATCTATGGGCAGCCGGGCTGTGGCAAGACGCATCTGGCTGAAGTTTTTCGCCAAGCAACGGGCGCACAGGCTCTAAAGCTTTGCCAAGACCCTTATGAAACCATGGGGGAGGCAAGCGTGGGCGTTCTTGAAGATGTGGATCGTTTAATTGCCGATCACCAGAAAGATTTGTTTCATCTCTATAACCATGCCAAGGAAAAAGGCCTGACGTTGTTGTTAAGCGCGCGCACTGCGCCAGCACAATGGCAGATCACCTTGCCGGATTTAAAGACGCGCATGGGCGCTGTTCCGGTTGTTGAGATTGGTCAACCGGATGATATGTTGATGGAAGCTGTGCTGGTGAAACTGTTTTCAGATCGCCAGCTTAAGGTCGAGCGCGACGTCATCGCCTTCATGCTGTTGCGCATGGAGCGTTCATTTGAACAGGCCATCAGGCTTGTTCAGGAAATTGATCGCCGTGCCCTTTCTGAAAAACGCAAGATCACTGTGCCGCTGGCACGATCAGTTCTTCAGAATCTATCATAG
- the purN gene encoding phosphoribosylglycinamide formyltransferase codes for MAKLRVAVLISGGGSNLQALIDMCTAEDSPAEIIRVISNVDNAYGLERAKQAGIKTTVVDHKKYNGREPFEDALHQVLDSDKIQMVCLAGFMRLLTDSFVHKWRDRLINIHPALLPSFKGLHTHERAIEAGVKFHGATVHYVRPAMDEGPIIVQAAVPVLSSDSPDDLGARVLEQEHKIYPLALKLIAERKVRVSGEKVLYNGVATLPESFMNPIG; via the coding sequence ATGGCAAAGCTAAGAGTCGCTGTTCTCATCTCTGGTGGTGGCAGTAACCTTCAGGCCCTGATTGACATGTGCACAGCTGAAGATTCCCCAGCAGAGATCATTCGCGTGATTTCTAATGTGGATAATGCCTACGGGCTTGAGCGTGCCAAACAGGCCGGGATCAAGACAACGGTTGTGGACCATAAAAAATATAATGGTCGTGAACCGTTTGAAGACGCCCTGCATCAGGTTCTTGATAGCGATAAAATCCAGATGGTCTGTCTGGCAGGCTTTATGCGTCTGCTAACTGATAGTTTTGTGCATAAGTGGCGTGATCGCTTAATCAACATCCACCCTGCCCTGTTGCCGTCCTTTAAAGGGCTACACACGCACGAGCGCGCTATTGAAGCGGGCGTTAAGTTCCATGGCGCAACAGTGCATTATGTGCGCCCTGCCATGGATGAAGGCCCGATTATCGTACAAGCGGCTGTGCCTGTGCTGTCTTCAGACAGTCCAGATGACCTTGGTGCACGCGTGTTGGAACAAGAACATAAAATCTACCCACTGGCCCTAAAACTCATTGCTGAGCGTAAGGTGCGTGTATCTGGGGAGAAGGTTCTTTATAACGGTGTTGCAACCCTGCCTGAAAGCTTTATGAACCCGATTGGGTAA
- the aspS gene encoding aspartate--tRNA ligase encodes MHPYRTHKCNELRPEQEGDIVRLSGWIHSKRDHGNLLFIDLRDHYGMTQCVIDVSSDLFPIAEGARVESVLTITGKVVKRTAETVNPDMPTGAIEIYISELVLESACDVLPMQVAGNEEAGEEIRLRHRFLDLRREQLHNNIKLRSKVISEIRRLMTDQDFMEIQTPILTASSPEGARDYLVPARNHPGKFYALPQAPQQFKQLLMVSGFDKYFQIAPCFRDEDARADRSPGEFYQLDFEMAYATQDDVFNAIEPIMHEIFTNFGGGREVTPLPFPRIPYKESMLKYGNDKPDLRNPLIITDTTEPFRGSNFGLFAKLVDQGNVVRAIPAPGAATRPRSFFDKLNNWARDEGKGGLGYIAIAEDGTQKGPIAKNLGEERVQAILDACGLGNGDAVFFVCGKENDAADFAGVVRTRVCDELELLDDSKFDFCWVVDFPMYELNEETGKIDFSHNPFSMPQGGMEALESKDPLDILAWQYDIVCNGIELSSGAVRNHKPEIMYKAFGLAGYEPEVVEKEFGGMLRAFKFGAPPHGGCAPGIDRMVMLLADEPNIREVIAFPMNQRAEDLLMEAPCEVSIEQLRELHIKLNLPKEKVKVEKAAEKADNAE; translated from the coding sequence ATGCATCCCTATCGCACACATAAATGTAACGAACTGCGCCCTGAACAAGAAGGTGACATTGTTCGCCTTTCCGGTTGGATTCACTCTAAACGTGACCACGGTAACCTCCTGTTCATCGATTTGCGCGATCACTATGGCATGACACAATGTGTCATCGATGTGTCCTCCGATCTTTTCCCAATCGCTGAAGGCGCACGCGTTGAAAGCGTGCTGACCATCACAGGTAAAGTGGTTAAGCGTACAGCTGAAACCGTTAACCCTGATATGCCAACAGGCGCGATTGAAATCTACATCAGCGAGCTGGTCCTTGAATCAGCTTGTGACGTGCTGCCCATGCAGGTTGCCGGTAACGAAGAAGCTGGTGAAGAAATTCGCCTGCGCCACCGTTTCTTGGACTTGCGCCGCGAACAACTGCACAACAACATCAAGTTACGTTCTAAAGTAATCTCTGAAATCCGCCGCTTGATGACGGATCAGGACTTCATGGAAATCCAGACACCTATCCTGACCGCCTCTTCACCAGAAGGTGCGCGTGACTATCTGGTGCCTGCACGTAACCATCCGGGTAAATTCTATGCCCTGCCACAGGCTCCACAACAGTTTAAGCAATTGTTGATGGTGTCAGGCTTTGACAAATATTTCCAGATTGCCCCCTGTTTCCGCGATGAAGATGCACGTGCGGACCGTTCACCGGGCGAATTCTACCAACTCGATTTTGAAATGGCTTATGCAACACAGGATGATGTGTTTAATGCGATTGAGCCAATCATGCATGAAATCTTCACCAACTTTGGTGGCGGTCGTGAAGTTACACCACTTCCTTTCCCGCGTATTCCTTACAAAGAATCCATGCTCAAATACGGTAACGACAAGCCGGACCTGCGCAACCCATTGATCATCACTGATACAACTGAGCCGTTTCGTGGCTCTAACTTCGGTCTCTTTGCCAAATTGGTAGATCAGGGCAATGTGGTTCGTGCCATCCCCGCACCCGGTGCAGCAACTCGCCCACGTAGCTTCTTTGACAAGCTAAACAACTGGGCACGCGATGAAGGCAAAGGTGGCTTGGGCTACATTGCCATTGCTGAAGACGGCACACAAAAAGGCCCAATTGCCAAAAACCTTGGTGAAGAACGCGTTCAGGCAATCTTGGATGCTTGTGGTCTAGGTAACGGCGATGCAGTCTTCTTTGTCTGTGGTAAAGAAAATGATGCGGCTGATTTTGCAGGCGTTGTGCGTACCCGCGTTTGTGACGAGCTGGAACTGCTGGACGACAGCAAATTCGATTTCTGCTGGGTTGTTGACTTCCCAATGTACGAATTAAACGAAGAAACGGGTAAAATCGATTTCTCTCACAACCCGTTCTCTATGCCACAAGGCGGTATGGAAGCGCTTGAGAGTAAAGACCCGCTGGATATCCTTGCATGGCAGTATGACATCGTTTGTAACGGTATTGAGCTGTCTTCTGGTGCTGTGCGTAACCACAAACCGGAAATCATGTATAAAGCCTTTGGTTTGGCAGGTTATGAGCCTGAAGTGGTTGAAAAAGAATTTGGTGGCATGTTGCGTGCCTTTAAATTTGGCGCCCCACCACATGGCGGTTGTGCACCGGGCATCGACCGTATGGTTATGTTGCTGGCTGATGAGCCAAACATTCGTGAAGTCATCGCCTTCCCAATGAACCAACGTGCAGAAGACCTCTTGATGGAAGCACCATGTGAAGTTTCTATCGAACAGCTGCGTGAACTCCACATCAAACTTAACCTTCCAAAAGAGAAGGTAAAAGTTGAAAAAGCTGCCGAAAAGGCAGACAATGCAGAATAA
- a CDS encoding DUF2849 domain-containing protein, with protein sequence MANQVVTANRLDDGLAVFYASDGQWYNDISKAEIVENGDESEKLLERASDDANQLIVVGPYLIDVEQEGTQPVPVRYREMIRTKGPSVRPDLGYQAK encoded by the coding sequence ATGGCTAACCAAGTCGTAACCGCTAATCGTCTGGACGATGGCCTTGCTGTTTTTTACGCAAGTGATGGTCAATGGTACAATGATATTTCTAAGGCTGAAATCGTCGAAAATGGCGATGAAAGCGAAAAACTACTTGAGCGCGCATCTGATGATGCGAATCAGTTGATTGTTGTTGGGCCTTATCTCATTGATGTTGAACAGGAAGGCACTCAGCCTGTTCCTGTTCGTTACCGTGAAATGATTCGCACAAAAGGTCCTTCTGTGCGCCCCGATCTTGGCTATCAAGCTAAATAA
- a CDS encoding inorganic phosphate transporter, with translation MDLSNFQKIEQAQYVNRRELVRLGSAALFLVAIIIYVGTKMPGSFLLISAAVIGGYMALNIGANDVANNVGPAVGSKTMTLTGAIIIAAVFESSGAIIAGGDVVGTIRKGIIDPSAITDPNVFVWLMMAALLAGAVWLNLATALGMPVSTTHSIVGGVLGAGVAAAGWDIANWTKVGQIAASWVISPVLGGVIAACFLYTIKRTITYKTDMIESAKKIVPLLIGAMAWAFTTYLIMKGLKKLFKLDFITALGGGFVIAFLIYLIVRPLIAKAAEGLESNKASVNKLFVIPLICSAALLSFAHGANDVANAVGPLAAIYDVISHGAMAAKASIPLWVMVIGALGISVGLALFGPKLIRTVGSEITELDQARAFCIAMAAAITVIIASQLGLPVSSTHIAIGAIFGIGFLREAIKSNYGNMVVEIKSHHEGKDEAEVAAFLDKFETASFEEKGFMLKDLKKNREAPTVTKKERKSLAKEYKKELVKRSAVLKIVAAWVITVPLSGLLAAIIYFTIRGMLLP, from the coding sequence ATGGATCTCAGTAATTTTCAGAAAATCGAACAAGCGCAATATGTCAACCGTCGTGAATTAGTACGTCTGGGCAGTGCAGCTTTGTTTCTCGTTGCGATTATCATTTATGTCGGCACAAAAATGCCGGGTAGCTTTTTGCTGATCTCAGCAGCCGTCATCGGTGGCTATATGGCCTTGAATATTGGTGCCAATGATGTTGCCAATAATGTTGGCCCGGCTGTTGGGTCAAAAACCATGACCTTAACGGGCGCGATTATCATTGCGGCTGTTTTTGAATCATCAGGTGCGATCATTGCCGGGGGCGATGTGGTGGGGACCATTCGCAAAGGGATTATCGATCCTTCTGCCATTACCGACCCTAACGTCTTTGTCTGGTTGATGATGGCGGCTTTGCTGGCAGGTGCTGTCTGGCTCAATCTGGCAACAGCCTTGGGCATGCCTGTCTCGACCACACACTCCATTGTTGGGGGCGTATTGGGCGCAGGCGTTGCTGCAGCAGGCTGGGACATTGCAAACTGGACAAAGGTTGGTCAAATCGCCGCAAGCTGGGTGATCTCACCAGTGTTAGGCGGGGTGATTGCCGCCTGTTTCTTATATACGATTAAGCGAACCATTACCTATAAGACCGATATGATTGAATCGGCGAAGAAAATCGTCCCGCTTTTAATTGGTGCGATGGCATGGGCTTTCACGACATATTTGATCATGAAAGGCTTAAAAAAGCTCTTTAAGCTGGATTTCATCACGGCCCTTGGTGGTGGTTTTGTTATTGCTTTCTTGATTTACCTGATTGTGCGCCCGCTGATTGCTAAGGCTGCAGAAGGTCTTGAGTCCAACAAAGCCTCAGTCAATAAACTGTTTGTCATTCCGCTGATTTGTTCAGCAGCCCTCTTAAGCTTTGCCCATGGTGCAAACGATGTGGCAAATGCGGTTGGGCCACTGGCAGCGATCTATGATGTGATTTCACATGGGGCCATGGCGGCAAAAGCCTCTATCCCATTGTGGGTGATGGTCATTGGTGCCTTGGGTATTTCCGTAGGTCTTGCCCTCTTTGGTCCGAAACTGATCCGCACAGTAGGCTCTGAAATTACCGAGCTGGATCAGGCGCGTGCCTTTTGTATTGCCATGGCAGCTGCCATTACGGTGATTATCGCCAGCCAATTGGGCTTGCCTGTCAGTTCAACTCACATTGCCATTGGGGCGATCTTCGGGATTGGTTTCTTGCGCGAAGCCATTAAATCTAATTACGGCAATATGGTTGTGGAAATTAAATCCCACCATGAAGGTAAAGATGAAGCCGAAGTTGCCGCTTTCCTTGATAAGTTTGAAACAGCAAGCTTTGAAGAAAAAGGCTTCATGTTGAAAGACTTGAAAAAGAACAGAGAAGCCCCAACCGTTACCAAGAAAGAACGCAAGAGCCTTGCCAAAGAATATAAGAAGGAATTGGTGAAACGCTCAGCTGTCTTAAAAATTGTGGCGGCATGGGTGATTACTGTACCGCTTTCAGGCCTGTTGGCTGCGATCATTTACTTCACAATCCGTGGCATGCTTTTGCCGTGA